Proteins encoded together in one Pseudomonas sp. Seg1 window:
- the urtE gene encoding urea ABC transporter ATP-binding subunit UrtE: protein MLQVDKLHQYYGGSHILRGLSFDVKVGEVTCLLGRNGVGKTTLLKCLMGLLPAKEGAVNWEGKPITTFKPHQRVHAGIAYVPQGREIFGRLTVEENLLMGLSRFPGSEAKEVPGFIYELFPVLLQMKQRRGGDLSGGQQQQLAIGRALASRPRLLILDEPTEGIQPSVIKEIGAVIKKLAARGDMAILLVEQFYDFAAELADQYLVMSRGEIVQQGRGENMEAEGVRGLVTI, encoded by the coding sequence ATGCTGCAAGTCGACAAGCTGCATCAGTACTACGGCGGTAGCCACATCCTCCGTGGCCTCAGTTTCGACGTGAAAGTCGGCGAAGTCACTTGCCTGCTCGGCCGTAACGGCGTCGGCAAGACCACCCTGCTCAAATGCCTGATGGGTTTGCTCCCGGCCAAGGAAGGCGCGGTGAATTGGGAGGGCAAACCGATCACCACGTTCAAGCCGCACCAGCGTGTGCACGCCGGGATCGCCTATGTGCCACAAGGCCGGGAAATCTTCGGTCGGCTGACCGTGGAAGAAAATCTGCTGATGGGTTTATCACGCTTTCCCGGCAGCGAAGCGAAAGAGGTGCCAGGTTTCATCTACGAATTGTTCCCGGTGCTGCTACAAATGAAGCAGCGTCGCGGCGGCGATCTGTCCGGTGGGCAACAACAGCAATTGGCGATTGGCCGCGCACTGGCCAGCCGTCCGCGTTTGCTGATCCTCGACGAACCCACCGAAGGCATTCAACCCTCGGTGATCAAAGAGATCGGCGCGGTGATCAAGAAGCTCGCGGCGCGCGGCGACATGGCGATTCTGCTGGTCGAGCAGTTCTACGATTTCGCCGCTGAGCTGGCCGATCAATACCTGGTGATGTCCCGGGGTGAGATCGTGCAGCAGGGTCGCGGTGAAAATATGGAAGCCGAAGGTGTGCGCGGGCTGGTAACGATCTAG
- the urtD gene encoding urea ABC transporter ATP-binding protein UrtD, whose product MRVTASAEFMLEPAFFPVEPNKDAGTSRDSIGLGQSAGPGLDTRHGTILTLEDISVSFDGFRALNNLNLYIGVGELRCIIGPNGAGKTTLMDVITGKTRPSHGKAWFGETLDLTQMSEVQIAQAGIGRKFQKPTVFEALSVFENLELAQKTDKSVWASLRARLSSEQKDRISEVLETIRLTTSVNRPAGLLSHGQKQFLEIGMLLMQDPQLLLLDEPVAGMTDAETEFTAELFKSLAGKHSLMVVEHDMGFVGSIADHVTVLHQGSVLAEGSLEQVQENERVIEVYLGR is encoded by the coding sequence ATGAGAGTGACAGCGAGCGCCGAATTCATGCTGGAACCCGCCTTTTTCCCTGTCGAACCGAACAAGGATGCCGGCACCAGCCGTGACTCCATCGGCCTCGGCCAAAGCGCCGGCCCGGGGCTCGACACTCGCCACGGCACGATCCTGACCCTGGAAGACATCAGCGTCAGCTTCGACGGTTTCCGCGCGTTGAACAATCTCAACCTGTACATCGGCGTCGGCGAATTGCGCTGCATCATCGGCCCCAACGGCGCCGGTAAAACCACGTTGATGGACGTGATCACCGGTAAGACTCGCCCCAGCCACGGCAAGGCCTGGTTCGGCGAAACCCTCGACCTGACGCAGATGAGCGAAGTGCAGATCGCCCAGGCCGGGATCGGTCGCAAGTTCCAGAAACCCACCGTGTTCGAGGCCTTGAGCGTGTTTGAAAACCTCGAACTGGCGCAGAAGACTGACAAATCGGTGTGGGCCAGTTTGCGTGCGCGCCTGAGCAGCGAGCAGAAGGATCGCATCAGCGAAGTGCTGGAGACGATTCGCCTGACCACCTCGGTCAACCGCCCGGCGGGCCTGTTGTCCCACGGCCAGAAGCAGTTTCTGGAAATCGGCATGTTGCTCATGCAGGACCCACAACTGTTGCTGCTCGACGAACCGGTGGCGGGCATGACCGACGCCGAAACCGAATTCACCGCCGAGCTGTTCAAGTCGCTGGCCGGCAAACATTCGCTGATGGTGGTGGAACACGACATGGGCTTTGTCGGCTCGATTGCCGACCACGTCACCGTGCTGCACCAGGGCAGCGTACTGGCCGAAGGCTCGCTTGAGCAGGTGCAGGAAAACGAGCGGGTGATCGAGGTCTACCTCGGCCGCTGA
- the urtC gene encoding urea ABC transporter permease subunit UrtC, with the protein MNQPLLVTATQKAGPKVTIAVGAVILALLIALPLLSLLPAESALHISAYTLTLVGKILCYAIVALALDLVWGYAGLLSLGHGLFFALGGYAMGMYLMRQAAGDGLPAFMTFLSWTELPWYWTGTSSFVWAMCLVVLAPGLLALVFGFFAFRSRIKGVYFSIMTQALTFAGMLLFFRNETGFGGNNGFTNFRTILGFGITEPGTRAVLFLATVLLLVASLFIGWRLAQSKFGRVLTALRDAENRLMFCGYDPRGFKLFVWVLSAVLCGLAGALYVPQVGIINPSEMSPTNSIEAAVWVALGGRGTLIGPLLGAGVVNGMKSWFTVAFPEYWLFFLGALFIVVTLYLPKGVIGLLKKRGEQ; encoded by the coding sequence ATGAACCAGCCTCTGTTAGTCACGGCCACACAAAAGGCCGGGCCAAAAGTCACGATCGCGGTCGGCGCGGTGATTCTTGCCCTGTTGATCGCCCTGCCGTTGTTGTCCTTGCTACCGGCAGAAAGTGCCCTGCATATTTCGGCCTACACCCTGACACTGGTCGGCAAGATTCTTTGCTACGCCATCGTCGCTCTGGCGCTGGATCTGGTCTGGGGTTACGCCGGTTTGCTGTCCCTGGGCCACGGGTTGTTCTTCGCGCTCGGCGGTTATGCGATGGGCATGTACCTGATGCGTCAGGCCGCCGGTGATGGTTTGCCGGCGTTCATGACCTTCCTGTCGTGGACTGAGCTGCCGTGGTACTGGACCGGCACCAGCAGCTTCGTCTGGGCCATGTGTCTGGTGGTGCTGGCGCCGGGATTGCTCGCGCTGGTGTTTGGCTTTTTCGCCTTCCGCTCGCGGATCAAGGGCGTGTATTTCTCGATCATGACCCAGGCCCTGACCTTCGCCGGCATGCTCCTGTTTTTCCGCAACGAAACCGGGTTCGGCGGCAACAACGGCTTCACCAATTTCCGCACGATTCTCGGTTTCGGCATCACCGAACCGGGGACCCGTGCGGTGCTGTTTCTCGCCACGGTGTTGTTGCTGGTGGCCAGTCTGTTCATCGGTTGGCGTCTGGCGCAGAGCAAGTTCGGGCGGGTGCTGACCGCGCTGCGCGATGCGGAAAACCGCTTGATGTTCTGCGGCTACGACCCGCGCGGTTTCAAATTGTTTGTCTGGGTGTTGAGCGCCGTCCTGTGCGGTCTGGCCGGGGCGTTGTACGTGCCGCAGGTCGGGATCATCAACCCGAGCGAAATGTCACCGACCAACTCCATCGAAGCGGCAGTCTGGGTCGCCCTCGGCGGTCGCGGCACCTTGATCGGTCCCCTGCTCGGGGCCGGCGTGGTCAACGGCATGAAGAGCTGGTTCACCGTGGCCTTCCCCGAATACTGGCTGTTCTTCCTCGGCGCGCTGTTCATCGTCGTGACGCTGTACCTGCCCAAAGGCGTGATTGGCCTGCTGAAGAAACGAGGTGAGCAATGA
- the urtB gene encoding urea ABC transporter permease subunit UrtB yields the protein MPTAIYRFFLAIALLLPMAAHAGDAEDFVAANPVQQAKLLEAWAAQPDPARIELINALQQGELTVDGQAKTLRLNNRLRGLIDTAMASHQLLAADAKIRLTAAQQLQKSAKPAQLKFLDQQLAGEKDESVHAALSLALANLQLVDSDPTVRLAAVRLLGETGDPLARTRLEGLLEPGVETDANVRTAAETSLAQVKRKLLIGEILGQAFSGMSLGSILLLAALGLAITFGLLGVINMAHGEMLMLGAYSTYVVQLMFQRYAPQAIEFYPLIALPVAFFVTAAIGMALERTVIRHLYGRPLETLLATWGISLMLIQLVRLLFGAQNVEVANPAWLSGGIQVLPNLVLPYNRIVIIAFALFVVVLTWLLLNKTRLGLNVRAVTQNRNMAACCGVPTGRVDMLAFGLGSGIAGLGGVALSQIGNVGPDLGQSYIIDSFLVVVLGGVGQLAGSVLAAFGLGIANKILEPQIGAVLGKILILALIILFIQKRPQGLFALKGRVID from the coding sequence ATGCCCACTGCCATCTACCGCTTTTTTCTCGCCATCGCACTCTTGTTGCCGATGGCCGCCCACGCCGGCGATGCCGAAGACTTCGTCGCGGCCAATCCCGTGCAACAGGCGAAACTGCTCGAAGCCTGGGCCGCGCAGCCCGACCCGGCCCGTATCGAACTGATCAACGCCCTGCAACAAGGCGAACTGACCGTCGACGGCCAAGCGAAAACCCTGCGCCTGAACAATCGCCTGCGGGGTCTGATCGACACTGCCATGGCCAGCCACCAATTGCTCGCCGCCGACGCCAAAATCCGTCTGACTGCCGCGCAGCAATTGCAGAAAAGCGCGAAACCCGCGCAGCTGAAATTCCTCGACCAGCAACTGGCTGGCGAAAAAGACGAGAGTGTTCACGCCGCCCTGAGTTTGGCGCTGGCCAATCTGCAATTGGTCGACAGCGACCCGACCGTGCGCCTCGCCGCCGTGCGTCTGCTCGGCGAAACCGGCGATCCACTGGCCCGTACGCGCCTCGAAGGTTTGCTCGAACCCGGCGTCGAAACCGATGCCAATGTGCGTACCGCCGCCGAAACCAGCCTCGCCCAGGTCAAACGCAAACTGTTGATCGGCGAGATCCTCGGCCAAGCCTTCAGCGGCATGTCGCTCGGTTCGATTCTGCTGCTCGCGGCGCTCGGTCTGGCCATCACCTTTGGCCTGCTCGGGGTGATCAACATGGCCCACGGCGAGATGCTGATGCTCGGCGCCTACTCGACGTATGTGGTGCAGCTGATGTTCCAGCGTTATGCACCGCAGGCCATCGAGTTCTATCCGCTGATCGCCTTGCCGGTGGCATTTTTCGTCACCGCCGCCATTGGCATGGCGCTGGAGCGCACGGTGATTCGTCACCTCTACGGCCGACCACTGGAAACGCTGCTCGCGACGTGGGGCATCAGCCTGATGCTGATTCAATTGGTGCGCTTGTTGTTCGGCGCGCAGAACGTCGAAGTGGCGAACCCGGCGTGGCTGTCCGGCGGGATTCAGGTGTTGCCGAACCTGGTGCTGCCGTACAACCGCATCGTCATCATCGCCTTCGCCTTGTTTGTGGTGGTGCTGACCTGGCTGCTGCTGAACAAGACCCGCTTGGGCCTCAACGTTCGTGCCGTCACCCAGAACCGCAACATGGCCGCTTGCTGCGGCGTACCCACCGGGCGTGTCGACATGCTCGCTTTCGGTCTCGGTTCAGGCATCGCCGGCCTCGGCGGCGTGGCGCTGAGCCAGATCGGCAACGTCGGCCCGGATCTGGGCCAGAGCTACATCATCGACTCGTTTCTGGTGGTGGTACTGGGCGGGGTCGGTCAACTGGCCGGCAGCGTGCTCGCCGCGTTCGGCCTCGGTATCGCCAACAAGATTCTTGAACCGCAGATCGGTGCGGTGCTCGGCAAGATCCTGATCCTCGCGCTGATCATTCTGTTTATCCAGAAACGTCCGCAAGGTCTCTTCGCATTGAAAGGACGGGTGATCGACTGA
- the urtA gene encoding urea ABC transporter substrate-binding protein: MKRRSLIKAFTLTASIAAMSMTWTVQAAETIKVGILHSLSGTMAISETSLKDMALMTIDEINAKGGVNGKMLEPVVVDPASNWPLFAEKGRQLLTQDKVAVVFGCWTSVSRKSVLPVFEELNGLLFYPVQYEGEEMSPNVFYTGAAPNQQAIPAVEYLMSEEGGSAKRYFLLGTDYVYPRTTNKILRSFLHSKGVADKDIEEVYTPFGHSDYQTIVANIKKFSAGGKTAVISTVNGDSNVPFYKELANQGLKATDVPVVAFSVGEEELRGIDTKPLVGNLAAWNYFESVENPQNKKFVADWKAYAKKHNLPGADKAVTNDPMEATYVGIHMWAQAVEKAKSTDVDKVREALAGQTFAAPSGYTLTMDKTNHHLHKPVMIGEIQSDGQFNVVWQTEGPIRAQPWSPFIDGNDKKPDYAVKSN, translated from the coding sequence ATGAAGCGTCGCAGTTTGATCAAGGCTTTCACACTCACGGCATCCATTGCCGCGATGAGCATGACCTGGACTGTCCAGGCCGCCGAGACCATCAAGGTCGGTATCCTGCATTCGTTGTCCGGCACCATGGCGATCTCTGAAACGTCGCTCAAAGACATGGCGCTGATGACCATCGACGAGATCAACGCCAAGGGCGGGGTGAACGGCAAGATGCTCGAACCGGTGGTGGTTGACCCTGCATCCAACTGGCCGCTGTTCGCCGAAAAGGGCCGGCAGTTGCTGACACAAGACAAGGTCGCGGTGGTGTTCGGCTGCTGGACCTCGGTGTCGCGCAAATCGGTGCTGCCGGTGTTCGAAGAGCTCAATGGTCTGCTGTTCTACCCGGTGCAGTACGAAGGCGAAGAGATGTCGCCGAACGTCTTCTACACCGGCGCCGCGCCGAACCAGCAAGCGATCCCGGCGGTTGAATACCTGATGAGCGAAGAAGGCGGCAGCGCCAAGCGCTACTTCCTGCTCGGCACCGACTACGTCTACCCGCGCACCACCAACAAGATTCTGCGTTCGTTCCTGCATTCCAAAGGCGTGGCCGACAAGGACATCGAAGAGGTCTACACCCCGTTCGGTCACAGCGACTATCAAACCATCGTCGCCAACATCAAGAAATTCTCGGCCGGCGGCAAGACGGCCGTTATCTCCACGGTCAACGGCGACTCCAACGTGCCGTTCTATAAAGAGCTGGCCAACCAGGGTCTGAAAGCTACCGACGTACCGGTCGTGGCGTTCTCGGTCGGCGAAGAAGAACTGCGCGGCATCGACACCAAACCGTTGGTGGGCAACCTCGCGGCGTGGAACTACTTCGAGTCGGTGGAGAACCCGCAGAACAAGAAATTCGTCGCTGACTGGAAAGCCTACGCGAAGAAACACAACCTGCCTGGCGCTGACAAAGCGGTGACCAACGATCCGATGGAGGCCACGTATGTCGGCATCCACATGTGGGCGCAAGCGGTAGAGAAAGCCAAATCCACTGACGTCGACAAGGTTCGCGAAGCACTCGCCGGCCAGACCTTTGCCGCGCCGTCCGGCTACACCCTGACCATGGACAAGACCAATCACCACCTGCACAAACCGGTGATGATCGGCGAGATTCAGAGCGACGGTCAGTTCAACGTGGTGTGGCAGACCGAGGGACCGATCCGTGCGCAGCCGTGGAGCCCGTTTATCGATGGCAATGACAAGAAGCCGGATTATGCGGTGAAGAGCAACTGA
- a CDS encoding iron ABC transporter permease encodes MINRRYALLLIALGAVLLVSCVVSLGFGPARVPVDVVWRILLHKTLGIGEVDWSAGQEHIVWLIRVPRMLLGALVGAGLALIGAVLQAVTRNPLADPHLLGVTSGATLGAVIVVLHVGEIIGLLTLPIAAFIGALLSMLVVLAIASRQGRLDSDRLLLCGVAVSFVMMAIANLLLFMGDHRASSAVMFWMLGGLGLARWELLAVPAASVLLGLILLLGMARPLNALMAGEQTAVTLGLNARSVRLRVFVIASLMTGVLVSISGSIGFVGLMVPHIARRLVGAEHRRLLPACVLLGSVFLIWVDVAARTMIAPEDLPIGVATAAIGGLFFIGLMRRR; translated from the coding sequence ATGATCAACCGTCGCTACGCCCTGCTGCTGATCGCCCTCGGCGCCGTGTTGCTGGTGTCGTGCGTGGTGTCGCTCGGCTTCGGCCCCGCGCGGGTGCCGGTGGACGTGGTGTGGCGTATTTTGCTGCACAAGACGCTAGGCATTGGCGAGGTGGACTGGAGCGCCGGGCAGGAACACATCGTCTGGCTGATCCGCGTGCCGCGCATGTTGCTCGGCGCGCTGGTGGGCGCCGGTCTGGCGCTGATCGGCGCGGTGTTGCAAGCGGTGACGCGCAATCCTCTGGCCGATCCTCATCTGCTTGGCGTGACATCAGGGGCGACATTGGGCGCGGTGATCGTGGTGCTGCATGTCGGTGAAATCATCGGCCTGCTGACCTTGCCGATTGCCGCATTCATCGGCGCCCTGCTGAGCATGCTGGTAGTGCTGGCGATTGCCAGTCGGCAGGGCCGGCTCGACAGTGACCGCCTGTTGTTGTGCGGCGTGGCGGTGTCGTTCGTGATGATGGCGATTGCCAATCTACTGCTGTTCATGGGCGACCATCGCGCCAGTTCAGCGGTGATGTTCTGGATGCTCGGCGGCCTCGGGCTGGCGCGTTGGGAGTTGCTGGCGGTGCCGGCAGCGAGCGTGCTGCTCGGGTTGATCTTGCTGCTGGGCATGGCCCGCCCATTGAACGCGCTGATGGCCGGCGAACAGACTGCCGTCACCCTCGGTTTGAATGCTCGCTCGGTGCGCTTGCGGGTCTTTGTCATCGCCTCGCTGATGACCGGTGTGCTGGTGTCGATCAGTGGCTCGATCGGTTTTGTCGGGCTGATGGTGCCGCACATTGCCCGACGTCTGGTGGGTGCCGAACACCGGCGATTGCTGCCGGCGTGCGTGTTGCTGGGGAGCGTGTTTCTGATCTGGGTCGACGTCGCCGCCCGCACAATGATCGCCCCCGAAGACCTGCCCATCGGCGTCGCCACTGCCGCAATCGGTGGGCTGTTCTTCATCGGTCTGATGCGCCGCCGCTGA
- a CDS encoding ABC transporter substrate-binding protein: MTVRSLLCVALLLCSAQALAEATEYPLTIQSCNREVTFKQAPQHAVSHDINMTQMMLALGLKSRMAGYSGVNGWKSVTPDMQSLLDGLPELAAKYPSVETLLNANVDFFFAGWDYGMRVGGDLTPQTLQPLGINVYELTESCAFVMKRPAASLEDTYNDLRNLGKIFDVQDRANALIARMQAQVADVRKDLPAEKPRVFLYDSGEDRAMTSGRLGMPQALIDAAGGRNILDDVEASWTRVNWETVVEHNPQVIVIVDYSEITAEQKIEFLLNNKALQSVDAIKNQRFIVIPYVQATPGIDNVLAVETLAKGFHGE, encoded by the coding sequence ATGACTGTGCGTTCCCTGCTTTGCGTCGCTCTTCTGTTGTGCAGTGCCCAGGCGCTGGCCGAGGCCACGGAGTACCCGCTGACCATTCAGAGCTGCAACCGCGAAGTGACCTTCAAGCAAGCGCCGCAACACGCGGTCAGCCACGACATCAACATGACCCAGATGATGCTCGCCCTCGGCCTGAAGTCGCGCATGGCCGGTTACAGCGGCGTCAATGGCTGGAAGTCAGTGACGCCCGACATGCAGTCGTTGCTCGACGGTTTGCCAGAGCTGGCGGCGAAATATCCGTCGGTGGAAACCCTGCTCAATGCCAACGTCGATTTTTTCTTCGCCGGCTGGGATTACGGCATGCGCGTCGGCGGCGATCTCACCCCGCAAACCCTGCAACCGCTGGGCATCAATGTGTATGAGTTGACCGAGTCCTGCGCGTTCGTGATGAAGCGCCCGGCCGCATCGCTTGAAGACACTTACAACGATCTGCGCAACCTCGGCAAAATCTTCGACGTGCAGGATCGCGCCAATGCGCTGATCGCCCGGATGCAGGCGCAAGTCGCCGACGTGCGCAAAGACCTGCCCGCCGAAAAACCGCGGGTTTTCCTCTACGACAGCGGCGAAGACCGCGCCATGACTTCCGGCCGCCTCGGCATGCCGCAGGCGCTGATCGACGCGGCGGGCGGGCGTAATATTCTCGATGACGTCGAAGCGAGCTGGACGCGGGTCAATTGGGAGACCGTGGTCGAGCATAATCCGCAGGTCATCGTGATCGTCGACTACAGCGAAATCACTGCCGAGCAGAAGATTGAATTTCTGCTGAACAACAAAGCCCTGCAATCGGTGGACGCGATCAAGAACCAGCGCTTCATCGTCATTCCGTATGTGCAGGCCACGCCGGGGATCGACAACGTGCTGGCGGTGGAAACCCTGGCCAAAGGTTTCCACGGCGAATGA
- a CDS encoding ABC transporter ATP-binding protein gives MTSLTLTNLAWTPLGHGHCHHQFQLRDASLQVAAGEFVGLIGPNGSGKTSLLRCAYRFSQPESGEVSLDHYNVWKQSSRWCAQRIAVVLQEFPDAFGLTVEEVVAMGRTPHKGLFDGETLEDRNLATQALKSVGLEGFEDHAFATLSGGEKQRVILARALTQQPQLLILDEPTNHLDPRYQLELLQLVKRLQIGTLASIHDLNLAAAFCDRLYVINHGRIVASGTPQEVLTTELLREVFGVEALIDSHPLHGYPRITWITRP, from the coding sequence ATGACCTCACTGACCCTCACCAACCTCGCCTGGACACCGCTGGGCCACGGCCACTGCCATCACCAGTTCCAACTGCGTGACGCCTCCTTGCAAGTGGCTGCCGGTGAGTTCGTCGGGCTGATCGGTCCCAATGGCAGCGGCAAGACCAGCCTGTTGCGCTGCGCCTACCGCTTCAGCCAACCGGAAAGCGGTGAGGTCAGTCTCGATCACTACAACGTCTGGAAGCAGTCCTCGCGCTGGTGCGCGCAACGCATCGCCGTGGTCCTGCAGGAGTTCCCCGACGCCTTCGGCCTGACCGTCGAAGAAGTCGTCGCCATGGGCCGCACGCCGCACAAGGGTCTGTTCGATGGCGAAACCCTCGAGGACCGCAACCTCGCCACCCAGGCGCTCAAATCGGTAGGCCTCGAAGGCTTCGAAGACCACGCCTTCGCCACCCTTTCCGGCGGTGAAAAACAGCGGGTGATTCTCGCCCGCGCCCTGACCCAGCAACCGCAACTGCTGATCCTCGACGAGCCGACCAACCACCTCGACCCGCGTTATCAGCTGGAACTGCTGCAACTGGTCAAACGTCTGCAAATCGGCACGCTGGCGAGCATTCACGACCTGAACCTCGCTGCTGCTTTCTGCGACCGACTCTATGTGATCAACCACGGACGCATCGTCGCCAGCGGCACGCCGCAAGAAGTGCTCACCACCGAACTGCTGCGCGAGGTGTTCGGCGTCGAGGCATTGATCGACTCCCACCCCCTTCACGGCTACCCGCGAATCACCTGGATAACCCGACCATGA
- a CDS encoding TonB-dependent receptor, with amino-acid sequence MNKYLLSSLCLFVMNSAHADSQPLTLPTGSITAPAVDEENVSLTTPTTAGSRLNLTAMETPASVESLSGEQVRARGDQSVQDAVSRSTGISRTGTPGDGGASLQARGFTGQSSVMQLYDGNRMYTGMGTVTFPVDTWSVERVDVLRGPASVLYGEGATGAVVNVIPKKPFEGELENHVRVGYGSYDRQQQAFDSGGSLTDTLSYRLNLNRLRSNGWIDRGDSSSDFISAALRWQATDDLAFTLAHDYGDQRPQNYFGTPLINGRLQDSLRDKNYNVRDDKQHYNDQWTRLTSDWQINDSVSASNELYYLKAQRRWQNAENYNFNTDTQHLSRSGYFGIGHKQEQVGDRQTFTFKHSLFGLDSQTVTGVDYNRIRFQLNSNSPFNDVLPNGRPLDLHHPQSGYFESSNPYRDQFDSTTRQMSVFAENRTQLSERWSLVTGMRRDYVHVDRNGLTDGSQSDRTLTGNNWKAGLVFALTPQTSFYGQMATSTDGIGGLISLSPNQQQYDLSTARQTEIGLKQLFWDQRGEFTLAAYRIVKKKLLTDDPGNPTLKQQVGQQSSNGLEASLDLQLPYAWQLQANAAIVKARYDDFSEVVNGQTLSYNGNRPVDVPRRTANLWLNKNLSDDLKAGAGVRYVDARYADMANRNELPSYTVVDATLSWKALRNTTLGLQVNNLFDRQYAQSQYNEGQQWILGEPRSFFVTADYTF; translated from the coding sequence ATGAACAAGTACCTCTTGTCCAGCCTCTGCCTGTTCGTGATGAACAGCGCCCATGCCGATAGCCAACCACTGACCCTGCCCACCGGCAGCATCACTGCGCCGGCAGTTGACGAGGAAAACGTCAGTCTAACCACGCCGACCACCGCCGGTTCGCGCCTGAACCTGACGGCCATGGAAACCCCGGCCAGCGTCGAAAGCCTCAGCGGCGAGCAAGTCCGCGCCCGTGGCGATCAAAGCGTGCAGGACGCCGTATCGCGCAGCACCGGCATCAGTCGCACCGGGACGCCGGGCGATGGCGGCGCGTCGTTGCAGGCGCGCGGTTTTACCGGGCAGAGTTCGGTGATGCAGTTGTATGACGGCAACCGGATGTACACCGGTATGGGCACGGTCACCTTCCCGGTCGACACCTGGTCGGTGGAGCGCGTCGATGTGCTGCGCGGCCCGGCCTCGGTGCTGTACGGCGAAGGCGCGACCGGTGCGGTGGTCAACGTGATCCCGAAGAAGCCGTTCGAGGGCGAGCTCGAAAACCATGTGCGCGTCGGTTACGGCTCATACGACCGCCAGCAGCAAGCCTTCGACAGCGGCGGATCGCTGACCGACACCCTGAGCTACCGCCTCAACCTCAATCGTCTGCGCAGCAACGGCTGGATCGATCGCGGCGATTCCTCCAGCGACTTCATCAGTGCCGCGCTGCGCTGGCAGGCCACTGATGATCTGGCGTTCACCCTCGCCCATGACTATGGCGACCAGCGCCCGCAGAACTATTTCGGCACGCCACTGATCAACGGCCGGTTGCAGGACAGCCTGCGCGACAAGAACTACAACGTGCGCGACGACAAGCAGCACTACAACGATCAGTGGACGCGCCTGACCAGTGACTGGCAGATCAATGACTCGGTCAGCGCCAGCAACGAGCTGTACTACCTCAAGGCCCAGCGTCGCTGGCAGAACGCCGAGAACTACAACTTCAATACCGACACACAACATTTGAGCCGCAGCGGTTACTTCGGCATCGGCCACAAGCAGGAGCAGGTCGGTGATCGCCAGACCTTCACCTTCAAACACTCACTGTTCGGCCTCGACAGCCAGACCGTTACCGGTGTCGATTACAACCGCATCCGCTTCCAGCTCAACAGCAACTCGCCATTCAACGACGTGTTGCCGAATGGCCGGCCACTGGATCTGCATCACCCGCAATCGGGTTATTTCGAGAGCAGCAATCCGTACCGCGACCAGTTCGACAGCACCACCCGACAAATGTCGGTGTTCGCTGAAAACCGCACGCAGCTGAGTGAGCGCTGGTCGCTGGTAACCGGTATGCGCCGCGATTACGTGCATGTGGATCGCAACGGCCTGACCGATGGCAGCCAGAGCGACAGGACCCTGACCGGCAATAACTGGAAGGCCGGCCTGGTGTTTGCGTTGACGCCGCAGACTTCGTTCTACGGTCAGATGGCGACCAGCACCGATGGCATCGGTGGCTTGATTTCCCTCAGTCCGAATCAGCAGCAGTACGACTTGTCGACCGCCCGCCAGACCGAGATCGGCCTCAAGCAGTTGTTCTGGGATCAGCGCGGCGAGTTCACGCTGGCGGCCTATCGCATCGTCAAAAAGAAACTGCTGACGGACGACCCGGGCAACCCGACGCTCAAGCAACAGGTCGGCCAGCAGTCATCCAACGGCCTGGAAGCCAGCCTCGATCTGCAATTGCCCTACGCCTGGCAACTGCAAGCCAACGCGGCGATCGTGAAGGCCAGGTATGACGATTTTTCCGAGGTAGTTAATGGTCAGACCTTGTCGTACAACGGCAACCGCCCGGTGGATGTGCCACGTCGTACCGCGAATCTGTGGTTGAACAAAAACCTCAGCGATGACCTGAAAGCCGGTGCGGGTGTGCGTTATGTCGATGCGCGTTACGCCGACATGGCCAACCGCAATGAGCTGCCGAGTTACACCGTGGTGGATGCGACCCTGTCGTGGAAAGCCTTGCGCAACACCACGCTGGGCTTGCAGGTGAACAATCTGTTTGACCGCCAGTACGCACAAAGCCAATACAATGAGGGCCAGCAGTGGATACTCGGTGAGCCGAGATCGTTCTTTGTCACGGCTGATTACACCTTTTAA